The following coding sequences are from one Streptomyces venezuelae window:
- a CDS encoding cobalt-precorrin-6A reductase, translated as MHVLILGGTTEGRRLAELLADAPGVRVTSSLAGRVAAPRLPPGEVRVGGFGGAAGLAAWLRQHHVDALIDATHPFAGTISFNAAKAAAGAHVPLLALRRPGWVASEGDDWHPVGSLEEAARVLPGLGRRVFLTTGRMGLAAFAGPELGTHWFLVRSVDAPEPPFPARMEVLLDRGPFTLDGEREILRAHRVDVVVTKDSGGSATAPKLAAAREAGLPVVVVRRPAGPDGVTGVATPEEAVAWVRALGG; from the coding sequence GTGCACGTACTGATTCTGGGGGGAACGACCGAGGGCCGCCGTCTGGCGGAGCTCCTCGCGGACGCGCCGGGGGTGCGGGTGACCAGCTCGCTGGCGGGGCGGGTCGCCGCGCCCCGGCTGCCGCCGGGCGAGGTACGTGTCGGCGGCTTCGGCGGGGCGGCGGGCCTTGCGGCCTGGCTGCGGCAGCACCACGTGGACGCGCTCATCGACGCCACCCATCCTTTCGCCGGGACGATCTCGTTCAACGCGGCGAAGGCTGCCGCCGGTGCCCATGTTCCCCTGCTCGCCCTGCGACGGCCCGGCTGGGTCGCGTCGGAGGGCGACGACTGGCATCCGGTCGGCTCGCTGGAAGAGGCGGCGCGGGTGCTTCCCGGGCTGGGGCGTCGCGTGTTCCTCACCACCGGTCGGATGGGACTCGCCGCCTTCGCGGGCCCCGAGCTGGGCACTCACTGGTTCCTCGTACGTTCCGTCGACGCGCCCGAGCCGCCGTTCCCCGCGCGCATGGAGGTGCTCCTCGACCGGGGCCCGTTCACGCTCGACGGCGAGCGGGAGATCCTGCGCGCCCACCGCGTCGACGTCGTGGTGACGAAGGACAGTGGGGGTTCCGCCACCGCGCCGAAGCTCGCCGCCGCGCGCGAGGCGGGGCTCCCTGTCGTCGTCGTACGCCGCCCTGCCGGGCCGGACGGGGTCACCGGCGTCGCGACGCCGGAGGAGGCGGTCGCCTGGGTGCGTGCGCTGGGCGGTTAG
- a CDS encoding cobalt-precorrin-5B (C(1))-methyltransferase, which translates to MSEAAKAGESAKGGRSAQLKHTGLRPGWTTGACATAATTAAYTALLTGDFPDPVTITLPKGQTPAFALAAEELGASHAMAGVVKDAGDDPDVTHGALVRSTVRRLHAGAGVVFKAGPGVGTVTRPGLPLDVGEPAVNPVPRQMMRDHVTEVAARAGTTPDVEITLSVDHGEEIARSTWNPRLGILGGLSILGTTGIVVPYSCSAWIDSIRRGVDVARAAGRTHVAGCTGSTSEKTVVAEYGLPEDALLDMGDFAGAVLKYVRRHPVDRLTVCGGFAKLSKLAAGHLDLHSARSQVDKAFLARLARRGGASEELAAQVADANTGLAALQLCAAAGVPLGDLVAETARDEALGVLRGAPVVVDVICIDRAGTVVGRSALK; encoded by the coding sequence ATGAGTGAGGCAGCTAAGGCCGGCGAGTCGGCCAAGGGTGGGCGCAGCGCCCAACTCAAGCACACCGGTCTGCGGCCCGGCTGGACGACCGGCGCCTGTGCGACGGCCGCCACGACGGCCGCGTACACGGCGCTGCTCACCGGCGACTTCCCCGACCCGGTGACCATCACGCTGCCCAAGGGCCAGACGCCCGCGTTCGCCCTCGCCGCCGAGGAGCTCGGCGCCTCGCACGCCATGGCCGGCGTCGTGAAGGACGCGGGCGACGACCCGGACGTCACCCATGGCGCCCTCGTGCGGTCCACCGTGCGGCGGCTGCACGCCGGTGCGGGCGTCGTCTTCAAGGCGGGCCCCGGCGTCGGCACCGTCACCCGCCCCGGGCTGCCCCTGGACGTCGGGGAACCCGCGGTCAACCCCGTACCGCGGCAGATGATGCGGGACCACGTGACGGAGGTCGCGGCCCGCGCCGGGACCACGCCCGACGTGGAGATCACGCTCTCCGTCGACCACGGCGAGGAGATCGCCCGCTCCACGTGGAACCCGCGCCTCGGCATCCTCGGCGGCCTGTCCATCCTCGGGACGACCGGGATCGTCGTGCCCTACTCCTGCTCGGCGTGGATCGACTCGATCCGGCGGGGCGTGGACGTGGCGCGGGCGGCGGGGCGCACGCACGTCGCCGGGTGCACGGGGTCGACGTCGGAGAAGACGGTCGTCGCCGAGTACGGGCTGCCGGAGGACGCGCTGCTCGACATGGGGGACTTCGCGGGCGCGGTCCTCAAGTACGTACGCAGGCATCCCGTCGACCGCCTCACCGTCTGCGGCGGCTTCGCCAAACTCTCCAAGCTCGCGGCGGGCCACCTCGACCTGCACTCGGCCCGCTCGCAGGTCGACAAGGCCTTCCTCGCCCGCCTCGCCCGCAGGGGCGGCGCGTCCGAGGAGCTGGCCGCGCAGGTCGCGGACGCCAACACGGGGCTCGCCGCACTCCAGTTGTGCGCGGCGGCCGGGGTGCCGCTCGGCGACCTCGTCGCGGAGACGGCGCGCGACGAGGCGCTCGGGGTGCTGCGGGGCGCCCCGGTCGTGGTCGACGTCATCTGCATCGACCGGGCGGGGACCGTGGTGGGGCGCAGCGCCCTCAAGTGA
- the cobM gene encoding precorrin-4 C(11)-methyltransferase, with protein sequence MTVYFIGAGPGAADLITVRGARRIASCQVCLYAGSLVPRELLAECPDGAQLVDTAQLNLDEITAHLVRAHEQGLDVARLHSGDPSVFSAVAEQMRRLDAAGVPYEVVPGVPAFAAAAAALKRELTVPTVGQTVILTRVAQRATAMPEGEDLATLGRSGALLVLHLAAGYVDRVVEELLPHYGADCPAAVVALASRPDEVILRGTLESIAGQVKEAGIVRTAVIMVGRTLGASQFRDSHLYSADRDRHIC encoded by the coding sequence ATGACCGTGTACTTCATCGGCGCGGGACCCGGCGCCGCCGACCTGATCACGGTCCGCGGCGCGCGGCGGATCGCCTCCTGCCAGGTCTGCCTGTACGCGGGCAGCCTCGTGCCGCGTGAACTGCTCGCCGAATGCCCGGACGGCGCGCAGCTCGTGGACACCGCGCAGCTCAACCTCGACGAGATCACCGCCCATCTGGTGCGCGCGCACGAGCAGGGCCTCGACGTGGCACGGCTGCACTCGGGCGACCCGTCCGTGTTCAGCGCGGTCGCCGAGCAGATGCGGCGGCTCGACGCGGCCGGGGTGCCGTACGAAGTGGTGCCTGGCGTCCCCGCGTTCGCCGCGGCGGCGGCCGCGCTGAAGCGGGAGCTGACCGTCCCGACCGTCGGCCAGACCGTCATCCTCACGCGCGTCGCGCAGCGCGCGACCGCCATGCCCGAGGGTGAGGACCTGGCCACCCTCGGCCGCAGCGGCGCGCTGCTCGTCCTCCACCTGGCCGCCGGATATGTCGACCGCGTGGTGGAGGAACTCCTGCCGCACTACGGCGCCGACTGCCCCGCCGCCGTGGTCGCCCTCGCCAGCCGCCCCGACGAGGTGATCCTGCGCGGCACGCTGGAATCGATCGCCGGGCAGGTGAAGGAGGCGGGCATCGTGCGGACCGCCGTCATCATGGTGGGCCGGACGCTGGGGGCCTCGCAGTTCCGCGACAGCCACCTGTACTCGGCGGACCGGGACCGTCACATCTGCTGA
- the cbiE gene encoding precorrin-6y C5,15-methyltransferase (decarboxylating) subunit CbiE, giving the protein MTPAPPAGIPAVAVVGIGADGWEGLPAASRAALAEAEVLIGGPRQLELLPAAECPGERVPWPSPLRPAVPGLLAAHAGRRVAVLASGDPMFYGIGRALTEELGADALHVLPHPSSVSLACARLGWPVEDTEVVTLVGRPAARLAAALHDGHRVLALSANADTPAEIAALLRERGFGPSRLRVLEQLGAEGESSYEGTAGTWSHAPGDPLNVVAVECRRSPDALRLGVVPGLPDAAYESDGQLTKRYVRAATLAALAPAPGELLWDIGGGSGSIAVEWLRAHPSCRAVTIEKHPVRAERITRNADRLGVPGLRVVTGAAPVALAGLPTPDAVFIGGGLTAPGLLDAGWEALPPGGRLVANTVTLESEALLTDWYRRHGGELVRLAVAQAVPVGGFTGWRQAMPVTQWSVTKPPTTAPTTADAPAQAQNSRS; this is encoded by the coding sequence GTGACCCCCGCACCCCCCGCAGGCATACCGGCCGTCGCCGTCGTCGGGATCGGGGCCGACGGCTGGGAAGGACTCCCCGCCGCGTCGCGCGCCGCCCTCGCGGAGGCCGAGGTCCTCATCGGCGGCCCGCGCCAGCTGGAACTGCTGCCCGCCGCCGAGTGCCCCGGCGAGCGCGTGCCCTGGCCGTCCCCGCTCCGGCCCGCCGTGCCCGGCCTGCTGGCCGCCCACGCCGGGCGCCGCGTCGCCGTCCTCGCCAGCGGCGACCCCATGTTCTACGGCATCGGACGCGCCCTCACCGAGGAGCTCGGCGCCGACGCGCTGCACGTGCTCCCGCACCCCTCGTCCGTCTCGCTCGCCTGCGCGCGCCTCGGCTGGCCGGTCGAGGACACCGAGGTCGTCACGCTGGTCGGGCGCCCGGCCGCGCGGCTCGCCGCCGCGCTGCACGACGGGCACCGCGTCCTCGCGCTCAGTGCGAACGCGGACACGCCCGCAGAAATCGCCGCGCTGCTGCGCGAGCGCGGTTTCGGACCGAGCCGGCTGCGCGTCCTCGAACAGCTCGGTGCCGAGGGCGAGTCCTCGTACGAAGGGACCGCCGGCACCTGGTCGCACGCGCCCGGCGACCCTCTGAACGTCGTCGCCGTCGAGTGCCGCCGCTCTCCCGACGCGCTGCGGCTCGGTGTCGTGCCGGGCCTGCCGGACGCCGCGTACGAGAGCGACGGCCAGCTCACCAAGCGGTACGTACGCGCCGCCACGCTCGCCGCGCTCGCGCCCGCACCCGGCGAACTGCTCTGGGACATCGGCGGCGGCTCCGGCTCCATCGCCGTGGAGTGGCTGCGGGCGCACCCGTCGTGCCGTGCCGTCACCATCGAGAAGCACCCCGTGCGCGCCGAACGGATCACCCGCAACGCCGATCGGCTCGGCGTGCCGGGCCTGCGCGTCGTCACCGGCGCCGCACCCGTCGCCCTCGCCGGACTCCCCACGCCCGACGCCGTGTTCATCGGCGGCGGCCTCACCGCGCCCGGCCTCCTCGACGCTGGGTGGGAGGCGCTGCCGCCCGGCGGCCGACTCGTCGCCAACACCGTCACGCTGGAGTCGGAGGCGCTGCTCACCGACTGGTACCGGCGCCACGGCGGCGAGCTGGTGCGCCTCGCCGTCGCGCAGGCCGTCCCCGTGGGCGGCTTCACCGGCTGGCGCCAGGCGATGCCGGTCACCCAGTGGTCCGTCACCAAGCCGCCCACCACCGCCCCCACCACGGCCGACGCGCCCGCCCAGGCACAGAACAGCAGGAGTTGA